Genomic window (Nitrospirales bacterium LBB_01):
TAATTAAAACTGCACAATGTTTCAGATTCCAAAGAGGATGGCTTAAACACAGGACAAAACCGTTTGTTTTTCTCACGGCTTATGTAATCATTATCAGAAAATATGAAGTCAACATCAGGAGTTTCATTAATTGCGTCAATGTAGGCATTTAGCGCTAAGGGGACTGTAATACAATTCAGCCCGATATAGAATATATAATCCTCATCGGAAAGTTTGAGTATCGTATCAGTTACGGCAATTTCCGTAATAAAATAGAAATTACAATTTGAATACGACTCCAGTATTTGCATTCGGATTAACTCGCTGTCAGAATCAGAGACAACGACAACTGCAATTAACGGCTTGTATTTAAAATCAGATAATTTTTTAGCAGTGGTCTTGTTATTTGGGGGCTCATTGGGTTGTATCCACTTGTCATAGTCATTTTGCTTTATAAAAACGTGCGATTTTTTCTGAAACAGCTTTCTTTTAAGCGGCTTAAGCACTCTGCCATACAACGCTTGTTTTATTTTATCAAAGAATATATTTTTCAATGAGAATGCGTATCGCCTGAATGTGTATCGCCCCCTAAAATCTTTGCCGCCTCATCAAAGAGTTCATTAAGTTTCCGAGCGTCTGTAAAAATCCTGACAAGCACGTGATAGAGATCATCGCGCCCTGCGGCAGCCATCTTCTCCGCCCATTCCAGATACGAGTGCGCATGGTCATCGTTGTGATGCCGCCAGTGATGAATAAGTGATTTTAATTTCTCAAGGTCATCCATTTTGTCATCCTTTCCTTTTTAATGCTTATTATCTGCTGCATCATCAAACTTATCAGCTATAGTCTTAAACTCCTCTTCTATGGCCAAAAACGCCTCTACAACATCTGGGTCAAATTGAGTATTCTTACCTCCTGTTATAATTTCCCGCGCTTTTTCATGAGACATTCCGGTTTTATAAACTCTTTTTGAAATCAGTGCGTCATATACATCTGCAACTGCCATAAGGCGCGCACACACCGGTATATCATCGGCTGAGAGACCCTCCGGATAGCCGCTGCCATCCCATTTCTCGTGATGATAGTGTGCTATCTCTTTGGCAAATTTCAGAAAGTCCACTTCTACCCCAAGTTTTGATTCCGCCTTTTCTATAGCGTTTTTGCCTAATGCTGAGTGTTTTTTCATTATCTCAAATTCCTCTTCAGTAAGCTTACCGGGTTTTAGCAAAATTGAATCGGGAATGCCCACTTTCCCTATGTCATGAAGCGGGGCACTTTTATTTATAAGACGAATGTTTTCTTCATTTAGGAAATGACTAAAACGCGGATGGTCCTTTAAATGTTTGGCTAATGCGGTAACGTACATCTGTGTGCGGCTGATGTGGTTGCCAGTATCATTATCTCTGGTTTCTGCAAGAGAACTAAGCGACATTATGGTGACATCCTGCACGGCAGCTATAGCCTCCGTGCGCCTCTGAACCTCGGCCTGCAGGTATTCGTTATTGTCTTTCAGAAAATCACGCGCAAGCTTTAGCGTTAGATGTGTTTTAAGACGCGCCAGCACTATGGGCGGACTGACAGGCTTTGTAATATAGTCCACCGCCCCCAGTTCAAGACCGTATCGCTCATCTTCAATCTCGGACTTGGCAGTCAGAAATATCACAGGGATGTCCGATGTGACAGGGTCAGCGCTTAGCCGTTTCATGACCTCATAGCCATCTATCACCGGCATCATTATATCCAGGAGAATTATATCGGGCGGATTAGCTGAAGCCGCTATTTTTAGGGCTTTTTCGCCATTGTTGGCTAATTTAACCTTATATTTGTCCTTTAACATCTCACTCATCAAAGAGAGATTATCAGGCGTGTCATCCACAACAAGAACGACTGCTTGCTTAGAAAACTCCGGTGTATCCATAATATGACTACCTCCCTTACAAAAAATTCATACCAACCCATCAAATTGTTATCCCAAAAACCTGAGGCTCAGGAGCTTAACATTCTTTGTGAGCCGCCCTTGTGTTGGTAACCATCTATTACAAATCGTGAGGTAACAGACTTTAGTTCGTTTGATAATTTTGCAAGGTCATCTGAGGCCTCACCTATCTGTGCAGCACTGAGGTTTGTGTCCCTAGAGACGTTTGCAATGATTTCAATATCTCCGGTTATTTGCTCAGACACCTGAGACATCTCCTCAGTGGCAGATGCTATCTGATGTACCATTGACTGTAGGCCATCAACACTTTCAACAATGCTCTTAAGAGAATCCCCTGCCTTATTGACCAGTTCCACGCCGTTAACCACCCGCTGTGAACCGTTATTCATTGTGGTTACTACCTGCTGGGTCTCTCTCTGAATGGCCGTTATCATACCGCCTATTTCTGTAGTTGCTTTGGATGTTCTTTCGGCAAGCTTTCTTACCTCATCTGCAACCACTGCAAAGCCGCGTCCCTGTTCTCCGGCACGAGCTGCCTCTATGGCTGCATTTAGGGCAAGGAGATTTGTCTGATCCGCAATGTCCTTTATGACGTTGACGATTTCACCAATCTGTCTGGAACGATCTCCCAGCGATGTTATCAACTGTGCCGACTCCGACACGGTCTTTGCTATTCCCTCCACCTCGCTAACCGTGTGAGTTACCACGCCGGCTCCTTCTTTAGCTATCGTGGATGTCTCCATTGCTGAGGCTGAAATGCTCGTAGCATTCCTTGCAATATCCATGACAGTCTGAGACATTTCCGTTGATGCCGACGCCACCTGAGATGCCTTATCTGACTGATCTCTAACACTAAACGACATCTTTTGTACCGTATGAGACAACTCAGTTGATGCCGAAGCCAACTGGATTGCCGATGTGGAAATCATTGTCATGTTATCGGAGAGCATTCGTCTCATTTTCTCAAGTGCGCCCATCAGAATACCTACCTCATCCCTACACCCTGAACTCAGCGAACATTCTGTGTACACAGACTTTGACAAATCGCCGCTTGATATTGCCTCTGCTAACAGCACTCCCTCGTGCAGAGGTACTGCTATACCCTTTGTCAGCAGTAACAATGAAACTATCATAAACACAAGGAAAACACACCCAGAGGCTATTGATATTATTATTGAGTTTAAATATTCTCTGTCAGCATCATTAAGGGATATTTCTATGGTTTTACGTTGATAGGCAATACCGGCATCCAGCACTTTTATATACGCCTCCTGTGCAGTATTTACCTTTGTCTGTAGCAACTCTACAGCTAATGCCTTGTTACCACTTTGAAGAGCCTTAAACTGCTCTTCTCTTGTTTGGATATATTTTTCTCTTCCCTCTTTAATATCCTTTAATGATTGTTTCCCTGCCTCACGTATTATAGTTTTCTCAAGATATTCCAGTTCCTCTGCTATCTTACTTTGATAAGTTCTTATTTTGCCAATGTATTCATCTGCTTTTTTAGGGTCATCAACAATAAGCACGTCTCTTAGGTACTGCGCTATTGTAAGCACTTCTTTTTCGACAGAGTTAAGTTTTGCAAGTTTCTCATATCGCTCGTTAACTATTTCCCTTAAGTTATCACTCAGCATCTTAAGGCGCGACACGGTAAACCCCAGTGTAGCCAGCGAAAGCACAAACAATGTGCCAAAGATAACTATAAATTTCCTTTTTAACATCATATTATAGAACCACCCCATATTTTTAACTCTCCTTTAGTTTATGGTCATAGCCTTTCCTTCTAACTGTGACTTTTGTATTACACTCTATAGATTACACAAAAAACGTTGTAAAGGTAAAGACGTCAACCAAAATTGATGTAAAGTCTGTGTTATAATATCTGGGTGGATAACTTGAAGAAAATTAAGGGAGATATACAATGCAGAGACATTATGTTATAAGTGATTATATTGAGGGGGCCTTAGAGAATGCTGTATATGACAAACTTGAGGATGGCAGCTTCTCAGGACGGATTCCACTCTGTACAGGCGTAATAGCTTTTGCAACCACGTTGAGAGTGTGTGAAAGTGAACTCCGCAGTACATTGGAGGACTGGATATACGTTGGGCTGAAAATGAACCATAAATTACCTGTAATTTGTGGGATTGATTTAAATAAGGAACCGACTTGTGACACAGTGGGCGCCCTGTAAACGAAGAGATTTTATCTTTAAGTTGATGAAAATTGGTTTTAAAGGGCCTTATTCCGGTTCACGGCATCAGTTTATGGTCTATGATAAAAGACGGTTGACAATACCTTCTAATAACGATTATTCAGTGGCACAATTGAGAATGATGCTAAAGGAAGCAGAGGATATAGTTGGCTTTGATATAACTGCCGAGAAGTGGGTTTCTTTATAAAAAACATGAGAGGAGTAATAAATGTTAAATAAAATCGTATCTTTTATAAACCGTGTCAGATTAAGCGGCTGTTTAATTATTATATCGTTATTATGCGTTCCAATACTTTTAGCCTCATGCAAGGCCGGTAAGGATTATGTAAAACCGGAGGCGGTAGTTCCGGACGGCTTCAAGGAGGCGAATGTCTGGAAAAAAGCCGCAAGACCTGTTGATAATGTAACCGCATGGTGGGAGGTGTTTAACGACAGTCAATTAAACGAATTTGAAAAAGAGGTCAGTATATCAAATCAAAACCTTATCGTTAAAGAGGCACAGTTTCGGCAGGCACGGGCGCTTGTTGACTCAGCAAAGTCTAAGTTCTATCCTTCTGTCGCAGTTGGGACAACGGCAGGCCGGACGAGGTCATCGGAAAACGTATCAAAAGGTGGTTCCACATCAGGCGGCACATCTTCCTCTTATTCGCTGCCCGTAAGCGGCAGTTGGGACCTTGACCTCTGGGGCAGCGTTAAGCGGACAGTAGAGGCTAATCAGGCAAGCGCACAGGCAAGTTTTGCAGACCTTGAGGC
Coding sequences:
- a CDS encoding two-component system response regulator, yielding MDTPEFSKQAVVLVVDDTPDNLSLMSEMLKDKYKVKLANNGEKALKIAASANPPDIILLDIMMPVIDGYEVMKRLSADPVTSDIPVIFLTAKSEIEDERYGLELGAVDYITKPVSPPIVLARLKTHLTLKLARDFLKDNNEYLQAEVQRRTEAIAAVQDVTIMSLSSLAETRDNDTGNHISRTQMYVTALAKHLKDHPRFSHFLNEENIRLINKSAPLHDIGKVGIPDSILLKPGKLTEEEFEIMKKHSALGKNAIEKAESKLGVEVDFLKFAKEIAHYHHEKWDGSGYPEGLSADDIPVCARLMAVADVYDALISKRVYKTGMSHEKAREIITGGKNTQFDPDVVEAFLAIEEEFKTIADKFDDAADNKH
- a CDS encoding methyl-accepting chemotaxis protein; this encodes MMLKRKFIVIFGTLFVLSLATLGFTVSRLKMLSDNLREIVNERYEKLAKLNSVEKEVLTIAQYLRDVLIVDDPKKADEYIGKIRTYQSKIAEELEYLEKTIIREAGKQSLKDIKEGREKYIQTREEQFKALQSGNKALAVELLQTKVNTAQEAYIKVLDAGIAYQRKTIEISLNDADREYLNSIIISIASGCVFLVFMIVSLLLLTKGIAVPLHEGVLLAEAISSGDLSKSVYTECSLSSGCRDEVGILMGALEKMRRMLSDNMTMISTSAIQLASASTELSHTVQKMSFSVRDQSDKASQVASASTEMSQTVMDIARNATSISASAMETSTIAKEGAGVVTHTVSEVEGIAKTVSESAQLITSLGDRSRQIGEIVNVIKDIADQTNLLALNAAIEAARAGEQGRGFAVVADEVRKLAERTSKATTEIGGMITAIQRETQQVVTTMNNGSQRVVNGVELVNKAGDSLKSIVESVDGLQSMVHQIASATEEMSQVSEQITGDIEIIANVSRDTNLSAAQIGEASDDLAKLSNELKSVTSRFVIDGYQHKGGSQRMLSS
- a CDS encoding type II toxin-antitoxin system HicB family antitoxin, whose protein sequence is MQRHYVISDYIEGALENAVYDKLEDGSFSGRIPLCTGVIAFATTLRVCESELRSTLEDWIYVGLKMNHKLPVICGIDLNKEPTCDTVGAL
- a CDS encoding type II toxin-antitoxin system HicA family toxin — translated: MMKIGFKGPYSGSRHQFMVYDKRRLTIPSNNDYSVAQLRMMLKEAEDIVGFDITAEKWVSL